A single region of the Brachypodium distachyon strain Bd21 chromosome 3, Brachypodium_distachyon_v3.0, whole genome shotgun sequence genome encodes:
- the LOC100835333 gene encoding brefeldin A-inhibited guanine nucleotide-exchange protein 1 isoform X1, with amino-acid sequence MASPTAPLGGSTPSGRVLGPALDRIIKNAAWRKHSALVAAAKTALDLLSSSSYPPHDPTSPHPSPLLGLPAAAAAASLHALILALESASPKVADPALDCVAKLLYHRLLLGDLGAASDDSPPSKLLTAVLSCGALNDDAMELSTLRVLVAAARCPSITIRGEGLGQVLKTCYNIYLSSSSSANQLCAKLALAQVLVIVFARVEVDLMDVRVQTVSITDMMDVSDRSLNDSSIVHVAQGFINDAMEGSDVPEPGTPVGMADGDVNEDKGMSKIREDGLALFKNLCKLSMKFSTPDNPEDQVLLRGKVLSLELLKMVVDNAGAFWRTDEKYLGAIKQYLCLSLLKNSALSAMSIFQLLCSIFVGLLSRFRSGLKEEIGIFFPMLILRVLENVHQPSFLQKMTVLNLLEKICKESQVLIDIFVNYDCDVDAPNIFERIVNGLLKTALGVTPGSTTTLTPAQDQTFRIESVKCLATILKSIGSWMDQQLKIGDFSPKLSEVSLNSLDNPNIFIGEDGSGIDYELQSESYIPDLSGASSLEQRRAYKIELQKGISLFNRKPSKGIDFLTKSKKIGHSPEDVASFLRNTSGLNASMIGDYLGERDEFPIKVMHAYVDALNFEGMDFGEAIRHYLRGFRLPGEAQKIDRVMEKFAERYCKCNPNSFTSADTAYVLAYSVIMLNTDAHNMMVKDKMSKSDFIRNNRGIDDGKDLPEAYLSTLYDQIVNNEIKMSADSSVPQNKQPSSVIKLLGLDNIINLVNWKQAEDKALGANDLLIKNIQEKFKAKSGKSETVFYVITDTTILRFMMEVCWAPMMAAFSMTLDQCDDKAATSQCLQGFRSAVHVTSVMCMQTQRDAFVTSVAKFTYLHCVADMKQKNVDAVKAIISIAIEDGDYLQEAWEHVLTCLSRFEHLHLLGEGAPTDASFLTAPMIESEEKTQKSSTTTASKRTNALQNPAVMAAVRGGSYDSTTAKNNASPLVTSDQINNFISNVNLLDQIGIFELNHIFAHSQRLNSNAIVAFVEALCKVSITELQSPTDPRIFCLTKIVEIAHYNMNRIRLVWSRIWKVLSDFFVSVGLSENLSVAIFVMDSLRQLAMKFLEREELANYNFQNEFLRPFAVVMQKSNASEVRELVVRCVSQMVLSRVNNIKSGWKSVFTVFTAAAADDRKSIVLLAFETMEKIVRDYFPYITETETTTFTDCVKCLITFTSSKFSSDASLNAIAFLRFCAVKLAEEGFVCHEKDADHQPNSIDSSDGNAIVHKDDHVYFWVPLLAGLARLTTDTRPTIRKGAVEVLFDILKDHGQLFSQSFWTNIFESVIYPLFSSEICTPNGQSNSTEDESWNFETKTVAVKCLVDLYVTFFDVMRPELSRVTSVVTNFIKSPYKQNASTGMSVFQRLTDGLASKLSKEEWKEILLCFKESAADTFVVFDKIIKMMLDIQIPEKNESYSEAGQYSDHDIYNEDEEEANMETSSYAIVKMKNHMALQLLIVQGIIKLYETHRRSFCAEHMGIMLEMLSVITSHASEVSSESGLHMKFHKACSLLEISEPAVIHFENESYQSYLRLLQALLHDNPSLSQYMNIEKQIMLVSVKILRTYLNCAGHGPPKDASHRDSVVHWALPLGSAKKEELSARTSLVLHVMRLLSGLERECFRRNLPLLFPLLANLIRCEHSSGEVQVALYDIFQSSIGPIISV; translated from the exons ATGGCGTCCCCCACGGCGCCGCTCGGCGGCTCGACCCCGTCGGGTCGCGTGCTCGGCCCGGCGCTGGACCGCATCATCAAAAACGCGGCGTGGCGGAAGCACTCGGCCCTCGTCGCCGCGGCGAAGACGGCGCTCGACCTCCTATCCTCCTCGTCCTACCCTCCGCACGACCCTACCTCGCCGCACCCTTCGCCGCTCCTCGgcctgcccgccgccgccgccgccgcctcactGCACGCGCTGATCCTCGCCCTCGAGTCCGCGTCCCCCAAGGTCGCCGACCCGGCGCTCGACTGCGTCGCCAAGCTCCTCtaccaccgcctcctcctcggcgaccTCGGTGCAGCCAGCGACGACTCCCCTCCTTCCAAGCTCCTCACCGCCGTCCTCTCATGCGGCGCCCTTAACGACGATGCCATGGAGCTCTCTACCCTCCGCGTACTCGTCGCTGCCGCAAGATGCCCCTCAATCACTATCCGTGGCGAGGGCCTCGGCCAGGTTCTCAAGACCTGTTATAATATAtacctcagcagcagcagcagtgccaACCAGCTCTGTGCGAAGCTGGCACTTGCGCAGGTGCTGGTGATCGTATTTGCGCGCGTTGAGGTGGACCTCATGGATGTGCGCGTGCAGACAGTATCGATCACGGATATGATGGATGTGTCTGATCGCAGCCTGAATGACTCCAGCATCGTGCATGTGGCACAGGGGTTTATAAATGACGCGATGGAGGGGAGTGACGTGCCGGAGCCAGGGACTCCAGTGGGGATGGCTGACGGGGATGTGAATGAGGACAAGGGGATGAGCAAGATCAGGGAGGATGGGTTGGCGTTGTTCAAGAATCTGTGCAAGCTGTCAATGAAGTTCTCAACACCAGATAACCCTGAGGACCAGGTGCTGTTGCGAGGGAAGGTGTTGTCTCTCGAGTTGCTCAAGATGGTCGTCGACAATGCTGGGGCATTCTGGAGAACGGATGAAAA GTACCTTGGAGCAATCAAGCAGTATCTTTGTCTGTCCTTGTTGAAGAACAGTGCCTTGTCAGCCATGAGTATTTTCCAGCTTTTGTGCTCCATATTTGTGGGTTTGCTGTCAAGGTTTAGATCTGGGCTGAAAGAGGAAATTGGAATATTTTTTCCGATGCTTATCCTAAGGGTTCTTGAGAATGTCCATCAACCTAGCTTTCTGCAGAAAATGACGGTTCTAAATTTGTTGGAGAAGATCTGCAAAGAGTCTCAGGTTCTTATTGATATCTTTGTGAACTATGATTGTGATGTTGATGCACCAAATATTTTTGAAAG GATTGTCAATGGACTTCTAAAAACTGCTCTAGGAGTTACTCCTGGATCTACAACAACGTTAACCCCAGCCCAAGACCAAACATTTCGGATTGAATCAGTCAAGTGCCTTGCAACCATACTAAAATCGATTGGTTCATGGATGGACCAACAGTTAAAAATTGGTGATTTTTCACCCAAACTTTCTGAAGTTTCTTTAAATTCGTTGGACAATCCTAACATCTTTATTGGAGAAGATGGGAGTGGAATTGATTATGAACTGCAATCTGAATCTTATATCCCAGACCTATCTGGTGCTTCCTCACTTGAACAGCGCCGTGCTTATAAAATAGAACTTCAG AAAGGAATTTCCTTGTTTAACAGAAAACCTTCAAAGGGTATTGATTTTCTCACTAAAAGCAAGAAGATAGGTCATTCTCCAGAAGATGTCGCTTCTTTCTTGAGAAACACTTCTGGTTTAAATGCATCAATGATTGGGGACTATTTGGGCGAAAGAGATGAATTTCCTATCAAAgttatgcatgcatatgttgATGCACTGAATTTCGAAGGTATGGACTTCGGTGAAGCCATTAGGCATTATTTGCGTGGTTTCAGGTTGCCTGGGGAAGCACAGAAAATTGATCGGGTCATGGAAAAGTTTGCTGAACGATACTGCAAATGCAACCCAAATTCTTTTACAAGTGCAGATACTGCGTATGTTCTTGCATATTCTGTAATTATGCTCAATACTGATGCTCACAATATGATGGTCAAGGATAAG ATGTCTAAATCTGATTTCATTCGAAACAACCGAGGAATTGATGATGGGAAGGACTTGCCTGAAGCTTATCTGAGTACACTGTATGACCAAATTGTCAACAATGAGATCAAAATGAGTGCTGATTCATCAGTTCCACAGAACAAGCAACCTAGTAGTGTAATTAAGCTCTTGGGCCTAGACAATATTATCAACCTTGTCAACTGGAAACAGGCTGAAGACAAAGCACTTGGAGCAAATGATTTGCTCATCAAGAATATACAAGAAAAATTCAAAGCAAAGAGTGGGAAATCAGA AACTGTATTTTATGTTATTACCGACACAACCATTTTAAGATTCATGATGGAGGTTTGTTGGGCCCCTATGATGGCTGCATTCAGCATGACACTTGACCAATGTGATGATAAGGCTGCCACATCACAGTGTTTGCAGGGATTCAGATCCGCAGTGCATGTCACCTCCGTAATGTGCATGCAGACGCAAAGAGATGCCTTTGTGACATCTGTAGCCAAGTTCACATACCTTCATTGTGTTGCAGAcatgaaacaaaagaatgtGGATGCTGTGAAG GCTATAATATCCATCGCAATTGAAGATGGCGATTATCTGCAGGAAGCTTGGGAGCATGTGCTAACATGTCTTTCCCGGTTTGAGCATTTACATCTTCTTGGAGAAGGAGCACCTACTGATGCTTCATTTTTGACAGCACCTATGATTGagtcagaagaaaaaacacagaaaTCAAGTACCACTACAGCTTCAAAACGAACTAATGCTCTTCAGAATCCAGCTGTAATGGCTGCTGTTAGAGGCGGTTCTTATGACAGCACAACAGCAAAAAATAATGCCTCGCCGCTAGTCACTTCTGATCAGATTAATAATTTCATATCAAACGTAAATCTGTTAGACCAAATTGGCATTTTTGAGCTGAATCATATATTTGCTCATAGCCAAAGATTAAATAGTAATGCGATTGTTGCTTTTGTGGAAGCTCTTTGCAAGGTCTCAATCACAGAGCTGCAGTCACCTACAGATCCTCGTATCTTCTGCCTAACAAAGATAGTGGAGATTGC GCATTACAATATGAACCGCATACGTTTGGTGTGGTCTCGTATTTGGAAAGTTCTATCAGACTTCTTTGTGTCTGTTGGATTATCAGAAAATCTTTCTGTTGCAATATTTGTCATGGACTCTTTGAGGCAGCTAGCTATGAAATTTCTTGAAAGAGAGGAACTGGCAAATTATAATTTCCAGAATGAATTCCTGCGACCTTTTGCAGTCGTTATGCAGAAGAGCAATGCTTCAGAAGTACGAGAACTTGTAGTTCGATGCGTCTCCCAAATGGTTTTGAGTCGTGTTAACAATATAAAATCTGGATGGAAAAGTGTTTTCACG GTGTTTACTGCAGCTGCCGCTGATGATCGAAAAAGTATTGTTCTGCTGGCATTTGAAACTATGGAAAAGATTGTTCGGGACTATTTTCCATACATAACTGAGACTGAAACCACAACATTCACCGATTGTGTTAAATGTCTCATTACATTCACAAGTAGTAAATTTAGCAGCGATGCCAGTCTCAATGCTATTGCATTTCTTCGGTTCTGCGCTGTGAAACTTGCCGAGGAAGGATTTGTTTGTCATGAAAAGGATGCCGATCATCAACCAAATAGTATAGATTCTTCAGACGGGAATGCCATAGTGCACAAGGATGATCATGTTTACTTCTGGGTTCCTTTGCTTGCTG GTCTAGCTAGATTGACAACTGACACACGACCAACTATCAGAAAAGGTGCAGTAGAAGTACTCTTTGATATTTTGAAGGATCATGGGCAACTCTTCTCGCAATCCTTCTGGACCAATATCTTTGAATCTGTTATTTATCCTCTATTTAGCAGTGAAATCTGTACACCCAATGGCCAGAGTAATAGCACCGAGGATGAGTCTTGGAATTTTGAAACTAAAACAGTGGCTGTGAAGTGTTTAGTGGATTTGTATGTTACATTTTTTGATGTGATGCGGCCAGAACTCTCTAGAGTTACTTCTGTTGTTACCAATTTTATCAAAAGTCCTTATAAACAAAATGCTAGCACGGGTATGTCTGTTTTTCAGCGTCTAACAGATGGACTTGCAAGCAAACTCTCCAAGGAAGAATGGAAAGAGATCTTGTTGTGTTTTAAAGAATCAGCAGCAGATACGTTTGTTGTGTTTGACAAAATAATTAAGATGATGCTAGATATTcaaattccagaaaaaaatGAATCTTACTCTGAAGCAGGGCAATATTCAGATCATGATATATACAAtgaggacgaagaagaagctaatATGGAAACATCATCTTATGCTATTGTCAAGATGAAGAATCATATGGCTCTGCAACTCTTAATTGTTCAG GGAATTATTAAATTGTATGAGACACACCGAAGATCTTTTTGTGCTGAGCATATGGGTATAATGTTGGAGATGTTATCAGTCATTACGTCTCATGCAAGTGAAGTGAGCTCTGAATCTGGTTTGCACATGAAATTCCACAAGGCATGCTCCCTTCTGGAGATATCTGAGCCAGCAGTCATCCACTTTGAAAATGAGTCTTACCAGAGCTACCTCAGACTTCTGCAAGCTTTGCTTCACGACAATCCATCTTTGTCACAATACATGAATATTGAGAAGCAAATTATGCTTGTTTCTGTGAAAATACTACGGACGTATCTGAACTGTGCAGGTCACGGACCACCTAAGGATGCTTCTCATAGAGATTCAGTTGTACATTGGGCGCTGCCTTTGGGCTCTGCTAAGAAAGAGGAACTCTCTGCTAGAACATCGTTGGTCCTTCATGTAATGCGTTTACTGAGTGGCCTAGAGAGGGAATGCTTTAGGAGAAATTTGCCACTCCTTTTCCCCTTATTAGCTAATCTGATTCGCTGTGAGCATAGCTCTGGAGAGGTTCAAGTTGCACTGTATGATATCTTTCAGTCATCAATAGGCCCTATAATATCAGTATAG
- the LOC100835333 gene encoding brefeldin A-inhibited guanine nucleotide-exchange protein 1 isoform X2, which translates to MIVMLMHQIFLKDICRIVNGLLKTALGVTPGSTTTLTPAQDQTFRIESVKCLATILKSIGSWMDQQLKIGDFSPKLSEVSLNSLDNPNIFIGEDGSGIDYELQSESYIPDLSGASSLEQRRAYKIELQKGISLFNRKPSKGIDFLTKSKKIGHSPEDVASFLRNTSGLNASMIGDYLGERDEFPIKVMHAYVDALNFEGMDFGEAIRHYLRGFRLPGEAQKIDRVMEKFAERYCKCNPNSFTSADTAYVLAYSVIMLNTDAHNMMVKDKMSKSDFIRNNRGIDDGKDLPEAYLSTLYDQIVNNEIKMSADSSVPQNKQPSSVIKLLGLDNIINLVNWKQAEDKALGANDLLIKNIQEKFKAKSGKSETVFYVITDTTILRFMMEVCWAPMMAAFSMTLDQCDDKAATSQCLQGFRSAVHVTSVMCMQTQRDAFVTSVAKFTYLHCVADMKQKNVDAVKAIISIAIEDGDYLQEAWEHVLTCLSRFEHLHLLGEGAPTDASFLTAPMIESEEKTQKSSTTTASKRTNALQNPAVMAAVRGGSYDSTTAKNNASPLVTSDQINNFISNVNLLDQIGIFELNHIFAHSQRLNSNAIVAFVEALCKVSITELQSPTDPRIFCLTKIVEIAHYNMNRIRLVWSRIWKVLSDFFVSVGLSENLSVAIFVMDSLRQLAMKFLEREELANYNFQNEFLRPFAVVMQKSNASEVRELVVRCVSQMVLSRVNNIKSGWKSVFTVFTAAAADDRKSIVLLAFETMEKIVRDYFPYITETETTTFTDCVKCLITFTSSKFSSDASLNAIAFLRFCAVKLAEEGFVCHEKDADHQPNSIDSSDGNAIVHKDDHVYFWVPLLAGLARLTTDTRPTIRKGAVEVLFDILKDHGQLFSQSFWTNIFESVIYPLFSSEICTPNGQSNSTEDESWNFETKTVAVKCLVDLYVTFFDVMRPELSRVTSVVTNFIKSPYKQNASTGMSVFQRLTDGLASKLSKEEWKEILLCFKESAADTFVVFDKIIKMMLDIQIPEKNESYSEAGQYSDHDIYNEDEEEANMETSSYAIVKMKNHMALQLLIVQGIIKLYETHRRSFCAEHMGIMLEMLSVITSHASEVSSESGLHMKFHKACSLLEISEPAVIHFENESYQSYLRLLQALLHDNPSLSQYMNIEKQIMLVSVKILRTYLNCAGHGPPKDASHRDSVVHWALPLGSAKKEELSARTSLVLHVMRLLSGLERECFRRNLPLLFPLLANLIRCEHSSGEVQVALYDIFQSSIGPIISV; encoded by the exons ATGATTGTGATGTTGATGCACCAAATATTTTTGAAAG ATATTTGCAGGATTGTCAATGGACTTCTAAAAACTGCTCTAGGAGTTACTCCTGGATCTACAACAACGTTAACCCCAGCCCAAGACCAAACATTTCGGATTGAATCAGTCAAGTGCCTTGCAACCATACTAAAATCGATTGGTTCATGGATGGACCAACAGTTAAAAATTGGTGATTTTTCACCCAAACTTTCTGAAGTTTCTTTAAATTCGTTGGACAATCCTAACATCTTTATTGGAGAAGATGGGAGTGGAATTGATTATGAACTGCAATCTGAATCTTATATCCCAGACCTATCTGGTGCTTCCTCACTTGAACAGCGCCGTGCTTATAAAATAGAACTTCAG AAAGGAATTTCCTTGTTTAACAGAAAACCTTCAAAGGGTATTGATTTTCTCACTAAAAGCAAGAAGATAGGTCATTCTCCAGAAGATGTCGCTTCTTTCTTGAGAAACACTTCTGGTTTAAATGCATCAATGATTGGGGACTATTTGGGCGAAAGAGATGAATTTCCTATCAAAgttatgcatgcatatgttgATGCACTGAATTTCGAAGGTATGGACTTCGGTGAAGCCATTAGGCATTATTTGCGTGGTTTCAGGTTGCCTGGGGAAGCACAGAAAATTGATCGGGTCATGGAAAAGTTTGCTGAACGATACTGCAAATGCAACCCAAATTCTTTTACAAGTGCAGATACTGCGTATGTTCTTGCATATTCTGTAATTATGCTCAATACTGATGCTCACAATATGATGGTCAAGGATAAG ATGTCTAAATCTGATTTCATTCGAAACAACCGAGGAATTGATGATGGGAAGGACTTGCCTGAAGCTTATCTGAGTACACTGTATGACCAAATTGTCAACAATGAGATCAAAATGAGTGCTGATTCATCAGTTCCACAGAACAAGCAACCTAGTAGTGTAATTAAGCTCTTGGGCCTAGACAATATTATCAACCTTGTCAACTGGAAACAGGCTGAAGACAAAGCACTTGGAGCAAATGATTTGCTCATCAAGAATATACAAGAAAAATTCAAAGCAAAGAGTGGGAAATCAGA AACTGTATTTTATGTTATTACCGACACAACCATTTTAAGATTCATGATGGAGGTTTGTTGGGCCCCTATGATGGCTGCATTCAGCATGACACTTGACCAATGTGATGATAAGGCTGCCACATCACAGTGTTTGCAGGGATTCAGATCCGCAGTGCATGTCACCTCCGTAATGTGCATGCAGACGCAAAGAGATGCCTTTGTGACATCTGTAGCCAAGTTCACATACCTTCATTGTGTTGCAGAcatgaaacaaaagaatgtGGATGCTGTGAAG GCTATAATATCCATCGCAATTGAAGATGGCGATTATCTGCAGGAAGCTTGGGAGCATGTGCTAACATGTCTTTCCCGGTTTGAGCATTTACATCTTCTTGGAGAAGGAGCACCTACTGATGCTTCATTTTTGACAGCACCTATGATTGagtcagaagaaaaaacacagaaaTCAAGTACCACTACAGCTTCAAAACGAACTAATGCTCTTCAGAATCCAGCTGTAATGGCTGCTGTTAGAGGCGGTTCTTATGACAGCACAACAGCAAAAAATAATGCCTCGCCGCTAGTCACTTCTGATCAGATTAATAATTTCATATCAAACGTAAATCTGTTAGACCAAATTGGCATTTTTGAGCTGAATCATATATTTGCTCATAGCCAAAGATTAAATAGTAATGCGATTGTTGCTTTTGTGGAAGCTCTTTGCAAGGTCTCAATCACAGAGCTGCAGTCACCTACAGATCCTCGTATCTTCTGCCTAACAAAGATAGTGGAGATTGC GCATTACAATATGAACCGCATACGTTTGGTGTGGTCTCGTATTTGGAAAGTTCTATCAGACTTCTTTGTGTCTGTTGGATTATCAGAAAATCTTTCTGTTGCAATATTTGTCATGGACTCTTTGAGGCAGCTAGCTATGAAATTTCTTGAAAGAGAGGAACTGGCAAATTATAATTTCCAGAATGAATTCCTGCGACCTTTTGCAGTCGTTATGCAGAAGAGCAATGCTTCAGAAGTACGAGAACTTGTAGTTCGATGCGTCTCCCAAATGGTTTTGAGTCGTGTTAACAATATAAAATCTGGATGGAAAAGTGTTTTCACG GTGTTTACTGCAGCTGCCGCTGATGATCGAAAAAGTATTGTTCTGCTGGCATTTGAAACTATGGAAAAGATTGTTCGGGACTATTTTCCATACATAACTGAGACTGAAACCACAACATTCACCGATTGTGTTAAATGTCTCATTACATTCACAAGTAGTAAATTTAGCAGCGATGCCAGTCTCAATGCTATTGCATTTCTTCGGTTCTGCGCTGTGAAACTTGCCGAGGAAGGATTTGTTTGTCATGAAAAGGATGCCGATCATCAACCAAATAGTATAGATTCTTCAGACGGGAATGCCATAGTGCACAAGGATGATCATGTTTACTTCTGGGTTCCTTTGCTTGCTG GTCTAGCTAGATTGACAACTGACACACGACCAACTATCAGAAAAGGTGCAGTAGAAGTACTCTTTGATATTTTGAAGGATCATGGGCAACTCTTCTCGCAATCCTTCTGGACCAATATCTTTGAATCTGTTATTTATCCTCTATTTAGCAGTGAAATCTGTACACCCAATGGCCAGAGTAATAGCACCGAGGATGAGTCTTGGAATTTTGAAACTAAAACAGTGGCTGTGAAGTGTTTAGTGGATTTGTATGTTACATTTTTTGATGTGATGCGGCCAGAACTCTCTAGAGTTACTTCTGTTGTTACCAATTTTATCAAAAGTCCTTATAAACAAAATGCTAGCACGGGTATGTCTGTTTTTCAGCGTCTAACAGATGGACTTGCAAGCAAACTCTCCAAGGAAGAATGGAAAGAGATCTTGTTGTGTTTTAAAGAATCAGCAGCAGATACGTTTGTTGTGTTTGACAAAATAATTAAGATGATGCTAGATATTcaaattccagaaaaaaatGAATCTTACTCTGAAGCAGGGCAATATTCAGATCATGATATATACAAtgaggacgaagaagaagctaatATGGAAACATCATCTTATGCTATTGTCAAGATGAAGAATCATATGGCTCTGCAACTCTTAATTGTTCAG GGAATTATTAAATTGTATGAGACACACCGAAGATCTTTTTGTGCTGAGCATATGGGTATAATGTTGGAGATGTTATCAGTCATTACGTCTCATGCAAGTGAAGTGAGCTCTGAATCTGGTTTGCACATGAAATTCCACAAGGCATGCTCCCTTCTGGAGATATCTGAGCCAGCAGTCATCCACTTTGAAAATGAGTCTTACCAGAGCTACCTCAGACTTCTGCAAGCTTTGCTTCACGACAATCCATCTTTGTCACAATACATGAATATTGAGAAGCAAATTATGCTTGTTTCTGTGAAAATACTACGGACGTATCTGAACTGTGCAGGTCACGGACCACCTAAGGATGCTTCTCATAGAGATTCAGTTGTACATTGGGCGCTGCCTTTGGGCTCTGCTAAGAAAGAGGAACTCTCTGCTAGAACATCGTTGGTCCTTCATGTAATGCGTTTACTGAGTGGCCTAGAGAGGGAATGCTTTAGGAGAAATTTGCCACTCCTTTTCCCCTTATTAGCTAATCTGATTCGCTGTGAGCATAGCTCTGGAGAGGTTCAAGTTGCACTGTATGATATCTTTCAGTCATCAATAGGCCCTATAATATCAGTATAG
- the LOC112271987 gene encoding mediator of RNA polymerase II transcription subunit 18 isoform X2 — translation MECVVQGIIETQHVEALEVLLQGLSGVPKERVRVHELCLKSGPNLGVVPSEVRLLCDLAQPTPSWTIRHVGGAMRGAGAEQISVLVRTIVESKASNNVLRYFYGIGYKLDHEVLKVGFAFRFQRGAQFTVTVTSANKMPKLHATDEAVAVTPGIQLVEITAPAAANNYNDVASSVTAFCEYLAPLLHLSKPGNSTGIVLTAGAAAASLMSSGGAKTL, via the exons ATGGAGTGTGTGGTGCAGGGTATCATCGAGACCCAG CATGTTGAAGCTCTTGAGGTCCTTCTGCAGGGGCTGTCTGGTGTCCCAAAAGAGCGTGTTAGGGTTCACGAGCTCTGTCTTAAAAGTGGGCCCAATCTAG GAGTTGTCCCGTCAGAGGTTCGTTTGTTGTGTGACTTGGCTCAGCCAACACCATCCTG GACCATAAGACATGTTGGTGGTGCCATGAGAGGTGCTGGTGCAGAGCAGATCTCAGTTCTTGTCCGTACAATCGTAGAAAGCAAAGCCAGCAACAATGTATTGCGCTACTTCTATGGCATAGGTTACAAGTTAgatcatgaagttttgaaGGTGGGTTTCGCATTTCGTTTCCAACGAGGTGCCCAGTTCACCGTGACTGTCACTTCCGCCAACAAGATGCCGAAACTCCACGCGACCGACGAAGCTGTGGCGGTCACTCCTGGAATACAGCTTGTGGAAATCAcagctcctgctgctgctaacAATTACAACGACGTAGCTTCATCTGTCACTGCGTTCTGTGAATATCTAGCACC GCTGCTGCACCTCTCTAAACCAGGCAATTCAACTGGAATCGTCCTgactgctggtgctgctgctgcctcgcTCATGTCAAGTGGTGGTGCTAAAACATTGTAA
- the LOC112271987 gene encoding mediator of RNA polymerase II transcription subunit 18 isoform X1, producing MTYHVEALEVLLQGLSGVPKERVRVHELCLKSGPNLGVVPSEVRLLCDLAQPTPSWTIRHVGGAMRGAGAEQISVLVRTIVESKASNNVLRYFYGIGYKLDHEVLKVGFAFRFQRGAQFTVTVTSANKMPKLHATDEAVAVTPGIQLVEITAPAAANNYNDVASSVTAFCEYLAPLLHLSKPGNSTGIVLTAGAAAASLMSSGGAKTL from the exons ATGACTTAT CATGTTGAAGCTCTTGAGGTCCTTCTGCAGGGGCTGTCTGGTGTCCCAAAAGAGCGTGTTAGGGTTCACGAGCTCTGTCTTAAAAGTGGGCCCAATCTAG GAGTTGTCCCGTCAGAGGTTCGTTTGTTGTGTGACTTGGCTCAGCCAACACCATCCTG GACCATAAGACATGTTGGTGGTGCCATGAGAGGTGCTGGTGCAGAGCAGATCTCAGTTCTTGTCCGTACAATCGTAGAAAGCAAAGCCAGCAACAATGTATTGCGCTACTTCTATGGCATAGGTTACAAGTTAgatcatgaagttttgaaGGTGGGTTTCGCATTTCGTTTCCAACGAGGTGCCCAGTTCACCGTGACTGTCACTTCCGCCAACAAGATGCCGAAACTCCACGCGACCGACGAAGCTGTGGCGGTCACTCCTGGAATACAGCTTGTGGAAATCAcagctcctgctgctgctaacAATTACAACGACGTAGCTTCATCTGTCACTGCGTTCTGTGAATATCTAGCACC GCTGCTGCACCTCTCTAAACCAGGCAATTCAACTGGAATCGTCCTgactgctggtgctgctgctgcctcgcTCATGTCAAGTGGTGGTGCTAAAACATTGTAA